A genomic segment from Corylus avellana chromosome ca5, CavTom2PMs-1.0 encodes:
- the LOC132182942 gene encoding LOW QUALITY PROTEIN: probable terpene synthase 9 (The sequence of the model RefSeq protein was modified relative to this genomic sequence to represent the inferred CDS: deleted 2 bases in 1 codon): MIVSELNESQGNSRRSAHYHRSIWEPDFIESLSTPYTYELYGTRLEELKRNAKCLLSSNNKDAGVLLKLASTMQRLGVAYHFEKEIEEALALLYPHLTTNLDTTALQFRLLRQHGFSITSAVFDKFRSSDGRFMNSLSSDMEGLLSLYEASHLGMHGEDILEEAKDFSIKNLKPLMGKLDSNSAKQVKQSLEITLYWRIPRVEARSFIDFYQMDMAKNLTLLELAKLDYNLVQYVYQQELKELARWWRDLGFKDKLAFSRDRMIEINYLWAIGSIFEPQFSKCRIGLTKFICILSAIDDMYDMYGSLEELECFTDAVDRWEMEAMEDLPMYMKICYLAILNFANEVVFDVLKDHGLNTFPYLKEAWANLCRSYLVERRWFSSGYTPTVDEYLENAWISVGGPNSAIVHAYVLLGCTISTDTLDCLKHGSDLIYWASLITRLSDDLGTWEAESKRGDVVKSIECYMVQEGVSKEEAQDHIKRLISYSWKKLNEESAKSSLPKSVVKISLNMARTAQCIYQLGDGIGTSTGVIKDHLTSLIVKPIPIDRINLV, encoded by the exons ATGATCGTCTCAGAGCTCAACGAATCACAAGGGAATTCACGGCGGTCGGCTCATTACCATCGTAGCATTTGGGAACCCGATTTCATCGAGTCCTTAAGCACCCCCTACACT TATGAGTTGTATGGTACTCGATTGGAGGAGTTGAAACGAAATGCTAAATGCTTGCTGAGTTCCAATAATAAAGACGCTGGTGTCCTTTTGAAGCTTGCTTCCACGATGCAGCGGTTGGGAGTTGCTTACCACTTTGAAAAGGAGATTGAAGAGGCTCTTGCTCTTTTGTATCCACATCTCACTACCAATCTTGACACCACTGCTTTGCAGTTTCGACTTTTAAGACAACATGGTTTTTCGATTACCTCAG CTGTGTTTGACAAATTCAGAAGCAGCGATGGGAGATTCATGAACAGTTTAAGCAGTGACATGGAGGGACTTttgagtttgtatgaagcctCACACCTAGGAATGCATGGAGAGGATATTTTGGAAGAAGCCAAGGATTTCAGCATTAAAAACCTGAAACCATTGATGGGAAAATTGGACAGTAATTCAGCTAAGCAAGTGAAACAGTCACTGGAAATCACCCTGTATTGGAGGATACCAAGAGTTGAAGCTCGGAGCTTCATTGATTTCTATCAAATGGATATGGCAAAGAACTTGACTTTGCTTGAGCTGGCTAAGTTGGATTACAATTTAGTGCAGTACGTATATCAACAAGAACTTAAAGAGTTAGCAAG GTGGTGGAGAGACTTGGGTTTTAAAGATAAGCTAGCTTTTTCAAGGGACAGGATGATCGAGATCAATTATTTGTGGGCAATAGGGAGCATATTTGAGCCCCAGTTTTCCAAGTGCAGGATAGGCCTCACCAAATTTATATGCATATTATCAGCAATTGATGACATGTATGATATGTATGGATCGCTGGAGGAGCTTGAATGCTTCACTGATGCTGTGGATCG ATGGGAAATGGAGGCAATGGAGGATCTTCCAATGTACATGAAGATTTGCTATCTTGCCATACTTAACTTTGCTAATGAAGTGGTCTTTGATGTTCTCAAAGATCATGGGTTGAATACTTTCCCCTACCTTAAGGAAGCG TGGGCAAATCTTTGTCGATCATATTTGGTAGAAAGACGATGGTTTTCCAGCGGATACACTCCGACTGTGGACGAGTACTTAGAAAATGCATGGATTTCTGTGGGTGGTCCT AATTCAGCCATAGTCCATGCTTACGTTCTGCTTGGGTGCACCATATCTACAGATACACTTGATTGCTTAAAGCATGGCTCTGACCTTATATATTGGGCATCCCTCATAACTCGACTAAGTGATGATTTGGGGACTTGGGAG GCTGAAAGCAAGAGAGGTGATGTAGTGAAATCCATCGAGTGCTACATGGTACAAGAAGGTGTATCCAAAGAAGAAGCTCAAGATCACATAAAGAGATTAATCAGCTATTCGTGGAAAAAGCTGAATGAAGAGAGTGCCAAAAGCTCCCTCCCAAAATCTGTCGTGAAGATATCATTAAACATGGCACGCACTGCTCAATGCATCTACCAACTTGGAGATGGAATTGGTACATCGACTGGGGTGATTAAAGATCATTTGACCTCGTTAATTGTCAAACCTATCCCTATTGATCGAATAAACTTAGTGTAG